Genomic window (Vigna radiata var. radiata cultivar VC1973A chromosome 1, Vradiata_ver6, whole genome shotgun sequence):
ATCTTGTTAGATGATAAGTGGGTGGCGAAGGTTTCGGACTTCGGGCTTTCAAGAATCGGGCCAACAGGCACGGAGAAGTCCCACGTGAGTACCCATGTGAAGGGAAGCTTTGGCTACATAGATCCTGAGTACTACAAACGATTTCGTTTAACGGAAAAGTCTGATGTTTACTCTTTCGGGGTTGTGCTGTTTGAGGTACTGTGTGGTCGTCCAGCTTTGATTCACAGTGCAGAGACGCAGCAGGTATCGCTTTCTAACTGGGTGAGACATTCTGACCAAAATGGGACCTTAGCGGAGATTGTGGACCCTACTTTGAAGAATAAGATTGCACCGGAGTGCCTGAAAATGTTTTGTCAAATTGGAATAAGCTGTTTGTTGGAAGATGGGACGAAGAGGCCGTGCATGAAGGACGTGGTTGCGATGTTAGAGTTTACGCTGCAGCTACAAGAAAGTGCAGAGCAACACGCAACTGAAAAGGGAGAGGAAATTAGTGAGGATGGCTTTTCTACTACTGACTTGTATGTGACTACTACGACTTCCACCAGTGAGGACAATAGCTATAGTAATAATACGGTGTCGTCTTGGACTCCTTTCTCCGAAATTATGGATCCAAAGCCGCGTTGACCCAATCCAATCAACGCAGACCTCTCCAAATGCTGGCataataaaaccaaaaagaTCGTGGGACCTGTGTACAACAGTATGACTTTAGCATTTTTGTCTCCACATTCATAGATTTAACAAGTTGTATAGGAATGAAAAGTAAATTGAGTTTTGTATaatcgaaatatttaataatacaaCTCCTTTTGTTAAGATGTATTGTTTATGATgtaaattaaatacttatcaAGATTTGCAATATTAAATATATGcaaagatatttattatatgagATTTATTAATCATGTCCAATGCTTTGAACGAAAAACCATGTCCCTCtgaacaaattttattaatcatCCATGGACTACTGAATCATGTCACTATTGACTAGCGTAGTCTAATAGTTGATACTTGTTGAAGACAAACTATTATCGTGTCCATTACCTTCTTATCCATCCTAACCTTTAGAATTTGTGACTACAAAGGAGTCaacagtgaagaagaaaaagtcatAACCATTACGACTTCTAGTAAGATTGGACAAGCAGTTCTAAGGCAAATGGGGTTCATTCCTCTTGGCAATAACTTCAATCAGAAGGAGATGTGCCTGttaaaaaagggttaaaaaaggggaagaagatgTTGAAACACTTGATACAACAAATATAGATGGATCATCAACATGATCATCTTCCTCCATGGAAGACAATATTGCCAACCTAACTAGGAGGATGGAAGAAATGTGCACCCTCCAAGCCACTAGGCAAGAAGAGTAACTCACACTCCAAGGGGTTAGACATGAAGAAGTTTATGGCCTAATTAGTGACTTAGAAACTAAGTTGGATAACTTAGAACTACATCTAGAAGAGGAATTTGATGATGAAAGTAGTATTGAATTCGTACAATACTTTTCATTATTAATGTAGAAGTTTCTTGCTGgatgtatgatttttttatctGAACTGGTATAAAAACACTTAAACaaccttttctttctctacactctgttatttattagttattatcTGAAATAGTTCTTTGTATTGTTAAGTTAtttcctaaaaaataaatattttacataaaaccACTATTTTACCTAGAAAACCAATTCATCCCCTTTTTAGttaggaaaaagtctctttaacaactcttttttgataaatttttgacaacgcatacatgacagtttgtgattggtccgtttcaaatatttttttagaataaattcaaacagaccaatagaattgtgacaagtgtcctgttgtcaaaaagttgttaaaaaagaattgttaaaatatcattatccttttggTTATTATCGCCCATGAACATTCTGCTACGTAAGATAGTCCGTAGAGGGGTAAGGAAAGCTCACATTGCACAAAAAAGGGCATACAAAGCTCAAATAGTCTGGGGAGGTGTCTAGATAGCTCACATAACTAAAAATAACATACGAAGAGCTTAGTAGAGCATGTATAGAGTTTGATAGAGTATGTTGATGCTCGAGTACCTTAGTGCATTAAGTGAACGACTTAGATATCTCGGTGGGGAAAGGGTTAAGCTGGAGATGGAGATCAGTGGTGGAAGAGTAGAGCTAGAGATGGAGATTTGTGGTGGAAAGGTTAAGTTGGACTTAGAAATCCGTGGCGGAAAGGTCGAGCTGGAATTGGAGATTCGTCGTGGAAGGGTGCTGGAATTGGAGATTCGTCGTGGAAGGGTCGAGCTGGAGTTACATATGCATGGTGGAAGGACTAAGCTAGACCTAAAGATCCATGATGAAAGGGTCGAGCTGAAATTGTAGATCTATGGTAGAAGGACCAAGCTGAAGCTACAAATCTATGGTGGAAGGATCGAGTTGTAGCTACATATCCATGTTGAAAAGGTCGAGCTATAGATTGTAATCATTTATGTTGTAAAACTGAGTTTGTATGGTGGTGTTGAGCTCATCATGGTGAATCATGCGCTCTCACATCTCATTACCATCTCCTTTTTATAACATTTCCGTGTTATCCTCTTATCTCGTTATATAATGAGAAACTCATACATACATGTTACCTTTTACCTCGTTATGTATGTGAAACGCATACATATATGTTACCTTTTGGTGTGATTTGAATGTAAATCCACCGTTGTCAAAAAGAAACATCtatgttattaaaaattgaaatcttAATATATAAGCATCGTTAAACTAAGTGTTCATACGTGATATTGGTAGTTGTTATATTGATGGCAACTTTCTTTCAAGTTTGCTCTCAAATACAACGAACCTTCCTGTCTTCGCTGCTTCTTATCAACTACTACAAGCTTGTACTGAAGTCAATGCCtataaccaaaaaaataatagaaataaatgaGAACATTAAGTCTTCACAATACGAATTTACCCACGCGTAGTCTCTCAGGTTCACTCCCATAAAATTCTTCTTCCTTTACCTCTTTATATTCTTTACTCACCTCTACCTCCAAGCGTGACTCCTGTCAATAATTTCACAATCAGTTGCGGCACCACTGGAACACCTTACAACGGTGAAAGAAAATGGGCAGGAGGGTATTCTTCTCGTTCTCGTTTCCTTGTTTCGTCTTTGTTGTGCGGGCAAGATCCAAGTCCAATCCATGGACACTAAAGCTGCCAACCAACACGCTCATCCGGCGCTTCTCCATCGTCACGATCAAAGCCGCCACCAACAACTTCGACGACGCTTCCGTCGTCGGCTTCGGGGGATTCGGCTACGTGTACAGGGGCTTAATCCGCGGAATTTTCATCCCAATGGCTCATAAGCACTTAATACAGGGTTCCAACGGCGCTGAAAAGTTCTCAAAGGTGGCTATCAAGCGCCACAAACCGGGTTCAAAGCAGGGCGCTGAAGAGTTTCTGAACGAGATCAAAATGCTCTCGCAGCTCCGCCATCGCAATCTCGTTCGACTCATCGGTTACTGCAAAACCAAGAAGGAGATGATCCTGGTCTACAATTTCATGGCACGTGGCAACCTCCGTGACCATCTCTACAACAGCGACAAACCTTCATTGCCATGGAAGCGACGCTTGCAGATCTGTATCGACGTTGCGCACGCGCTGCATTATCTTCACTGCTGCGCCAATAAATACTCGATAATCCACAGCGATGTGAAAACCACGAACATCTTGTTGGACGAGGAGTGGGTGGCCAAGGTATCGGACTTTGGGCTTTCCAAAATTGGGCCCATGGGCGAGTCCAAGGTGAATGTCTGCGCCACCGCTGTGAAGGGTAGCTTTGGATATATAGATCCAGAATATCATAAACGACAACATTTGACGGAAAAGTCTGACGTGTACTCTTTCGGGGTAGTGTTATTCGAGGTACTGTGCGCTCGCCCGCCTCTCATTCGCACGGCGGATCCGAGACAAGAATCACTTGGTAATTGGGTTAGGTACTGTTACCAAAATGAAACCATGGCAGAGATAATGGACCCCACGTTGAGTGGAAAGATTGCGCCCAATTGCTTTAGAATGTTTTGCGATACCGGAGTGAGTTGTTTATCAGAAATTGGGACGCAGAGACCGTCTATGAACGACGTCGTTCAGATGCTAGGGTATGCCCTACAACTACAAGAAAAGGCAGAAATTAGTGTGGCGCATTCTAGCGGCAAAATTTCATTATCTAGTTAGGCGAATTGAATTATTGAAGGGTTGAATAAgcattatttaattgaattatttctttatttcttagATCAATTGTTCACGAGTCGTTTCAAACGACTTTTTAGGAGTGTAAATGAACATCTTGTATATATGGCCCATCATGTGAATACGAGGGTTAGAGAGTATCATCTTTTACTTGTTTAAGTTCAGTggattatcttatttttctatgtaaaagaagtataa
Coding sequences:
- the LOC106770198 gene encoding receptor-like protein kinase FERONIA, coding for MGRRVFFSFSFPCFVFVVRARSKSNPWTLKLPTNTLIRRFSIVTIKAATNNFDDASVVGFGGFGYVYRGLIRGIFIPMAHKHLIQGSNGAEKFSKVAIKRHKPGSKQGAEEFLNEIKMLSQLRHRNLVRLIGYCKTKKEMILVYNFMARGNLRDHLYNSDKPSLPWKRRLQICIDVAHALHYLHCCANKYSIIHSDVKTTNILLDEEWVAKVSDFGLSKIGPMGESKVNVCATAVKGSFGYIDPEYHKRQHLTEKSDVYSFGVVLFEVLCARPPLIRTADPRQESLGNWVRYCYQNETMAEIMDPTLSGKIAPNCFRMFCDTGVSCLSEIGTQRPSMNDVVQMLGYALQLQEKAEISVAHSSGKISLSS